A region of Ictidomys tridecemlineatus isolate mIctTri1 chromosome 4, mIctTri1.hap1, whole genome shotgun sequence DNA encodes the following proteins:
- the LOC101964983 gene encoding mas-related G-protein coupled receptor member X1-like, translating to MTEATPTNGSDEYRPPICDIDSLTPKALTFVISLVGLTGNASVIWFLGFRMHRNAFYTYILNLAVADFLYLCFHMVNVLKEVISVISTIHSPTYGIITSGKIIFYIAGLSMLGAISTERCLSVMWPIWYHCHRPRHTSAVICTLLWALSLVLGILEAVFCLYFYITEGLCKIVEFTIAAWLVLLFVVLSVSSLALLGRMLRGSQKKLLNRLFVTIMLTVLVFLSSGLPFCVYFFLYYWINNSYHVFYCLFLVSSVLSCVNSSANPIIYFFVGSYRQRVQRWNLKLVLKQALQDTPWEGEIGGSLSQGTLEMSGSRVEQG from the coding sequence ATGACAGAAGCCACACCAACCAATGGAAGTGATGAGTACCGTCCTCCAATCTGTGACATTGATAGTCTGACACCAAAAGCATTGACCTTCGTCATTTCCCTGGTTGGGCTGACTGGAAATGCATCTGTCATCTGGTTTTTGGGTTTCCGCAtgcacagaaatgccttttaCACTTACATCCTAAACCTGGCTGTAGCTGATTTCCTCTATCTCTGCTTTCATATGGTGAATGTCCTGAAGGAAGTCATCTCAGTCATCTCTACCATCCACAGCCCTACATATGGCATCATAACATctgggaaaataattttctacATTGCAGGCCTGAGCATGCTGGGCGCTATCAGCACTGAGCGCTGCCTGTCAGTCATGTGGCCCATTTGGTACCACTGCCATCGCCCAAGACACACATCAGCTGTCATTTGTACCCTGCTCTGGGCCCTGTCCTTGGTTCTGGGCATCCTAGAAGcagttttttgtttatatttctatataactGAAGGTCTTTGTAAAATAGTTGAATTTACTATAGCTGCATGGCTGGTTCTTTTATTTGTGGTTCTCTCAGTGTCTAGCCTGGCCCTGCTGGGTAGGATGCTCCGTGGATCCCAGAAGAAGCTTCTTAACAGGCTGTTTGTTACCATTATGCTCACAGTATTGGTTTTCCTCTCCAGTGGTCTGCCCTTTTGtgtctattttttcctttattattggATTAATAATAGTTACCAtgtattttattgcctttttctGGTTTCCAGTGTTTTGTCCTGTGTTAACAGCTCTGCCAATCCCATCATTTACTTCTTTGTTGGCTCCTATAGGCAGCGGGTTCAGAGGTGGAACCTAAAGCTGGTGCTTAAGCAGGCTCTGCAGGACACTCCTTGGGAGGGTGAAATTGGAGGCAGCCTTTCCCAGGGAACCCTGGAGATGTCAGGCAGCAGAGTGGAGCAGGGATGA